One segment of Solanum lycopersicum chromosome 1, SLM_r2.1 DNA contains the following:
- the LOC101267920 gene encoding wax ester synthase/diacylglycerol acyltransferase 11-like, whose translation MESIIRRRKSSLKPIETKDEAINESEEEPLSPSSRLFHEPNFNVHVLAILGMKTRINTEQAPRDHLANTLLKHPRFSSLQVVDEKKGGEMRWVRTEVDIDQHIIVPQIDEQNLKESPDKFVENYIHNLSKTTLDKSKPMWDLHLLNIKTSDAEAVAILRIHHSLGDGTSLISLLLACTRQTADPAKVPTIPRTKKRLIDPSEHSTKGLHRYVTKTWSFMKLFWYTIVDVLMFMATTMFLKDTTTPIKGRPGSESNPRRVVYRTVSLDDIKVVKNALNMTVTDVALGVTQAGLSMYLNRRYGEGEKDRGKTEKNNNLPKNIRLRSTILMNLRPAVGIQALADMMEKDTEAKWGNWIGFVLFPLKIALRDDPLDYIREAKATIDRKKNSLEAFYTFSISELALKFFGIKTSSLISHRTITNTTMCFSCLPGPQEEICFYGHPLAYIAPGSYGQPHALMINCQSYVNKMTIVLSVDESVIPDPHQLLDDLVLSLKLIKDAVVERGLCHE comes from the exons ATGGAGTCCATAATTAGACGGAGAAAATCGAGTCTGAAACCAATTGAAactaaggatgaagcaattaaTGAATCTGAAGAAGAGCCATTGAGTCCATCATCAAGGCTATTTCACGAACCCAACTTCAACGTGCACGTTCTAGCTATTTTGGGCATGAAAACAAGAATCAACACTGAGCAAGCCCCCAGAGACCATTTGGCTAATACTTTGCTTAAGCATCCTCGTTTCTCCAGCCTGCAG GTTGTTGATGAGAAAAAAGGCGGAGAAATGAGATGGGTACGGACGGAGGTGGACATAGATCAGCACATTATTGTACCACAAATTGATGAACAAAACCTGAAAGAATCACCAGACAAATTTGTGGAGAATTATATTCATAACCTAAGCAAAACGACTCTTGACAAATCGAAACCTATGTGGGATCTCCATCTTCTTAACATCAAAACATCCGATGCTGAGGCTGTTGCCATTTTGCGAATCCACCATTCACTTGGAGATGGCACCTCTCTTATTTCCCTTCTCTTGGCGTGTACTCGCCAAACTGCTGATCCAGCTAAAGTTCCAACTATTCCTCGAACTAAAAAAAGGCTTATAGATCCTTCAGAGCATTCAACTAAGGGATTGCATCGATATGTTACAAAAACTTGGTCTTTTATGAAATTGTTTTGGTACACCATAGTGGATGTATTGATGTTTATGGCTACAACTATGTTCTTGAAGGACACCACTACACCGATTAAGGGTAGACCTGGTTCTGAGTCTAATCCTAGGCGAGTTGTTTACAGGACAGTAAGTCTTGATGATATTAAAGTGGTGAAAAATGCATTGAATATG ACAGTAACGGATGTCGCTTTGGGAGTAACACAAGCTGGTTTGTCTATGTATCTTAATAGGAGATATG GGGAGGGCGAGAAAGACAGGGGAAAAACAGAGAAAAACAATAATCTTCCGAAAAACATTAGACTTAGATCAACTATACTTATGAACCTAAGACCAGCTGTCGGAATTCAG GCTTTAGCTGATATGATGGAGAAAGACACTGAGGCAAAATGGGGGAATTGGATTGgttttgttctttttccctTAAAAATTGCATTACGAGATGATCCATTAGATTATATCAGAGAAGCTAAGGCAACTATTGATCGAAAGAAGAATTCACTCGAAGCTTTCTATACATTTTCCATTTCAGAATTAGCGCTCAAGTTTTTTGGGATTAAG ACATCAAGTTTGATATCGCACAGAACTATCACGAATACAACAATGTGCTTTTCCTGTTTGCCTGGTCCTCAAGAAGAAATTTGCTTCTACGGCCACCCTTTGGCTTACATTGCACCCGGTTCTTATGGACAACCTCAT GCATTGATGATTAATTGTCAAAGCTATGTAAACAAGATGACTATTGTTCTATCAGTAGATGAAAGCGTGATTCCGGATCCACATCAATTGTTGGACGATCTTGTACTATCTCTAAAGCTAATCAAAGATGCTGTGGTAGAAAGAGGTCTTTGCCATGAGTAG